One window of the Chryseobacterium camelliae genome contains the following:
- the atpH gene encoding ATP synthase F1 subunit delta, with protein MLTSKVAKRYAQGLLDFTNESGQTATVFSEMKDVAKLMSESTDLNKFFLTPYIDTKKKVEVASLIFKGLSASSQNLITLVIRHGRENQIKNIAQEFIKKVEDINGVQRITLTTATQLSRENIDQILKSTNLVKHDSKFDLQVNVNPEILGGYILRVGDQQVDASVKSKLNNIKKDFRLN; from the coding sequence ATGCTTACCTCTAAAGTAGCTAAAAGATACGCACAGGGTTTGCTTGATTTTACCAACGAATCAGGCCAGACGGCTACCGTATTTTCTGAAATGAAGGATGTGGCAAAACTGATGTCTGAGTCCACAGACCTCAATAAGTTTTTCCTCACCCCTTATATAGATACCAAAAAGAAAGTGGAAGTGGCATCCCTGATTTTTAAAGGACTTTCTGCTTCTTCTCAAAACCTGATTACCTTGGTCATCAGACACGGACGTGAAAATCAGATCAAAAATATTGCTCAGGAATTCATTAAAAAAGTAGAAGATATCAACGGAGTACAAAGAATTACTCTTACTACTGCTACACAGTTATCCAGAGAGAACATCGATCAGATCTTAAAATCTACCAATCTGGTTAAACATGATTCTAAATTTGATCTTCAAGTAAATGTGAATCCTGAAATCCTGGGTGGTTACATCCTGAGAGTAGGTGACCAGCAGGTAGACGCATCGGTAAAGTCTAAGCTTAACAACATTAAGAAAGATTTCCGTTTGAACTAA
- a CDS encoding ATP synthase F0 subunit C, with amino-acid sequence MDLSTGAGLIYVGIGLAVLGVGLGIGKIGGHAMDAIARQPEQAGKIQGAMLIAAGLIEGAGLIAIIFGAFIK; translated from the coding sequence ATGGATTTATCAACTGGAGCAGGATTAATTTACGTAGGTATCGGTTTAGCAGTACTAGGAGTAGGTCTTGGTATCGGTAAAATCGGTGGTCACGCAATGGATGCTATCGCTAGACAACCAGAACAAGCTGGTAAGATTCAGGGAGCAATGCTTATTGCTGCTGGTCTTATTGAGGGTGCTGGTCTTATCGCGATCATCTTCGGTGCTTTCATCAAGTAA
- a CDS encoding F0F1 ATP synthase subunit B, with translation MGIIEPGIGLLFWMTLTFVILLFLLAKFAWKPIVNAVNDRETSIVDALNQATLARKEMETLKEDNERIIREAKIERDAILKEAREIKDRIVGEAKDVAKAEGDRMIEAAKQTIQTEKNAAMADIKTQIGAISVNIAESILKQKLDNSEAQNELVQNYLNQSNLN, from the coding sequence ATGGGAATTATTGAACCTGGAATTGGACTTTTGTTTTGGATGACGCTTACGTTTGTTATCCTATTGTTTCTTCTGGCAAAATTTGCATGGAAACCTATCGTTAATGCGGTTAATGACAGAGAAACTTCTATAGTGGACGCCCTTAATCAGGCTACTTTGGCCAGAAAAGAAATGGAAACGCTGAAAGAAGATAACGAAAGAATTATCCGTGAGGCTAAAATCGAAAGAGATGCGATCCTTAAAGAGGCGAGAGAAATCAAAGACAGAATTGTAGGAGAAGCTAAAGATGTAGCTAAAGCAGAAGGAGACAGAATGATCGAGGCAGCCAAGCAAACGATTCAGACTGAGAAAAATGCAGCAATGGCTGATATCAAAACTCAGATCGGAGCTATTTCTGTAAATATTGCCGAGTCTATCCTGAAGCAAAAACTGGATAACAGTGAAGCACAGAACGAATTAGTTCAGAATTATTTAAACCAATCAAACCTTAACTAA